AATAGGCTGCCTGTTCTCGTTCTCTTCGATACTTACCGAAGAAACCGTGAAAGTGGTACTTTCATTGGCCGGATCAGATTTGTCTGGATCCAGGGTCTGGGTGTACCTGCGATAGTCCCCGCGCACCAAATCCATAGTTCCAAACCTCAACACGGTGGGTTCCTCAAATTCTGTGAGGTACATTCTCATGAACCTTATAGACCTGAAATCACCAATCCCTCCATTGGCCGCGGTAGGCTCATAAATTGGAATTTTAAATTGCAGCCATCTCACCGGCATCTCCTGCCCGTTGGGCAAACTTATCGTGAAGTTCTTCACATCGGTCACGTAGCGGCTGTTGTCAATATTCATATTCGGGTAAACAGGCACTTCATACTCGTAGTAACTGTCAACCGTATTCATGGTATTGTCGCGGTTAAGGTCTTCTACAGTGGGAAGCGTGCTGTTCCCGCGATTGGTATTCGAAAAATCGGGCGGGGAGTTTCCTTCAATTCCGTTGTAGTCGTAGTAGCGCTCTAAAATTCCTCCGGAAGCATTCAAAAAGTAATCGTAGTTATCGGCTGCCGGATCGGGAAGGCTTTGGAAAGCCGGATATTGCGCTGCTTCTTCAGCATCTGAAAGTCCGTCGTAACCCACATCCTGATTCAGCCTTTCCTGGCCTTCAGAATTAAACGCGTAGATAAGCGATTGGTTAGACGGCACCTTACCAAATTCTGTAGGCGTGGTATTTTGTACACCTCCGTCTACCGGAAGGCCATTTTCATATTGTTTCCTGCCGTCCTTTAAAACATCTTCTGAAATGTTCCCCAGGTTAAAGACCAGCTTTCCGCCGTCATTCCCGGCATTTTCTGAATACAGGAAAGGGTCCATCATCCAGAATTCAATGTACTCCACATTGCTCTGTTCAAAGTTGGTGGAATTTATGGCCCGGCTTATCCCTCCAAAATTTTCCGAAGGATTTGGCAGGGTATTGCCGCCGGCAGCCTGCGGATTAAAGTTATAAGGCCCACGAATGTTGGGGTAGTAAGCGAGATCCAGAGTATAAAGCACCTGCGACTGCCCCTGCACCACGTCTATATTGGGGAAAATCTCATTTAAAAATACCCTTCTGGTGGCATAGCTGGAAAGGTCGGAATCTGAAACTCCCGAAGGCCTGCTGCTTCCGTAGAAAACAGGATCTATGCTGTACCAGGCGAGTTTTGCCCTTTTATAGTTGGTCGCGAGGTTCCCGTTGGCCAGCTCACCTCCAAAACCAAGCGGCACACTCGAAAGCTCCCACCCCAGCGGATTATCTATGGCAATAGAGGTTTGTGCAGCTTCAAAATCGTCTACATAAGTGGTGGCACGGCCATTGAATTCACTTCCTTTTGGTGCTCCCGGCACTAAATACGCCACTTCACCGCGCAGCGATAAATTGGAAGCAACATCGGTGTCAATATTCGGAAGTTTGTTCACCCAGCGGGTCAAAAATGGCAATTCTGTTGAGTAATTCAGGTTAAGCCCAAGAATGGTATTGTTGATGGGCTCATAACTGTAGTTCGATTTTTGGGTTAAGGGGCGTTCGTTGAGATTGAGGTAGGTAGCCCCCATCAAAAAGTTCTCATTGAACAAATGCTCTACATGCAGCCCGGTAAAGCGCTTTGTTTGCTGCCCAAAAAGGGCATTATTCTCTGTTGATATCTGGATAGGGATATTTGAGGCCAGCAAAGCTTCATCAAGAATCTGCACCCTTCCAAACTGGTAATTCACCACGTAATCTACACCTTCCTGCAGCACCCGGCCTCCCGCCGTCACCGTAACCGACCCCTGCGGAACATTAAATGCGCCAATTGCAATCCCTTCAACATTTGAAGATTTGTAACGCCCGCGAAGCTGGAACTTATTCTTCTCTGCCTGCTCCTGCTCTGCCTGTGTTTTGGTAGTTTCGTAAAGCGCCCTGAAAACGTATTTTTGCTGATTGGCATTCCAGGTCTCCGGAATTTCATAAACCTCTGAACCGGTATTTGGATTGGGGTCAAGTTTTCTAAAAAGATAACTCCCGAAGGGTTCAACCGAGGTAAATATAATATTCCCGGTTTCAGGATTAATGGTAATTCCCGGCACAAAGTCAAAGAACCCGTCGCCTCCCGAAATAGGGTCTCCCGCAACATTGAGGTTATCGAGGTTAAACACCCTTAAAAGTGTGGTTTGCTCTACATCTTCGGGCAGGGGAACACCGTCTACACCGGTGATGTAATTGAGGGGCTGAGGATCTGTATAGACTATATTCATCCTGAAATCTTCCCGTTCCAGATTAAATGCCGCCAGGTTGTAGATGTTCTTCATCATAAGGTCCCACACCGGCTCCTCTACATTGGTAACAGAACTTTTCAGCATTTTCACCACCAGGTTTTGAGACACAGAAGATTCTACTCCCGTACCTCCCGAGGCGTCAATCCCGTCACTGGCAAATTCACCCACCTGGTAAACTTCACCTCCCACGGTGTATTGAAAAGCCACCCCAAGAATTTCATCACTTGCCAGCCGCTGGTTGAGGGAGATGTACCCCAACCTGGTATCTACCCGAAATTCGGTTGGTTTTAGCTGCCGCGCATTTTCCAGCTTTACGTAATCCCTTCCTTCTGAAACCTGCAAACCTCCAAAACCAGACTCTACCCTGGCCACATCGCGTATTGCAGGGCTAAGCACAGATTCCTGCGGACCTGTAATCCCGAATGGGTTAAGGTCGTTATTGCGGTTATCGGCAAAAGAACCTGCGGGCCGGTTAAAGAATCCTGCCGGCGGATTCTCGAGCCCCACATTTCCCGCTACCGGGGCTTCCCCAAGATCTTGTATAGCTACAATGTTACGGGTATCTGTGAGGTTCTGCACGTTATTCGTCCTGTTGGTCACCCAAACCTGAACCCGGGTGATCTGCACATTCGAATTTATAAAGGGGTAATCTTCAAGAGCATCGTCATAATGATCTCGGAAGTAATGAGCGAGGAAAAAGTGCTTATTCTCGTCGTATTCTATAGCGAACTTGTCGAATTCCTGAACAGTTGCGCCACCCTCAACATTTACGGTACGCCGCTCACTCTTTTGTTCAGAAAAAACTCCGGTGATCGTGGTTTTGCCAAACTGAAGCTGGGTCTTGATCCCAAACAGGCTCTGTGCCCCCTGTATCAAAGCTGAATTTAGGGGCATGTTGATATTCCCCACCTCGATCTTTTGGATAATATCATCTTCGGTAGGGGTGTACTCGAGTTTTAACTGGTTCTGAAAATCGAAAGTTGACTCTGTATCGTAATTTGCGGTCACTTTAAGGCGTTCGCCAACATTTCCAAGCAGGCTCAACTGAATTCGCTGATCAAAATCGAAGGTGAACGAACTCCTGTTACGGGGCGAGAAAGCAGGGTTATCCCTTTTTGAATACAAAACCCCCAGGTCAAGCGCGACCGATCCCTGCGGAATAAATTCAATGTCGCCCCCTCCAAATATATTCTGAAAGAAATCTGAGTTCACATAAAATCCCGGAAGCAGATCTCTCTGCCCTTCCTCGGTACCTTCTTTCCTTCCCGATAAAGCATCTGATTTTTCTTTGAAATACTGCTGCATTTCCTCCTGTATCACCAGCTCCTGGTACTCTTCGGGAGTAAGGATGAGAGGGGCGGTTATATTCAGCCTGCCCAGGGTTTCGGTATAAATATACCGGTCTATAACCGGATCATAAGTGTAAGAAGCAACTATGCTATTGGGATCAGGCAAGCGGAGTTTCCCCAGAGAATACCCCGTTTTTGTAGTGTCCTGTTGAACGAGTGTATCCTGTGCCAGGGCAGGCGACGAAAATACCAGTACACCAATAAGTGCAAGGGAGATTGAAAGCCAAAACCTGAAATTGTAATTTTGCTCCAAAGGAGTCATAGTTTTTTAAGTGCCTGCTTTATAAGAGATTCTACTGAAGCATCGGGTTCTGCCTTCACAATTTTCTCCACTACTTTTTCGGATTGCTTTCTTGTATAACCCAGGGTCTCTAAAGCTGATAACGCTTCTTCACGATTTGTATTGCTTTGTGTTGCCGAAACTTCTTCAATACCAAAGACTTTTACGATTTTATCTTTAAGATCTATAATAACCCGCTGCGCCGTTTTTGCCCCAATCCCTTTTATTCCCTGAATTGTCGCCACATCCCCGGCAGCTATTGCCTCCATGATCTGCACGGGCTCAAGCGAAGATAACATGCTGCGGGCAGTGCTCGCCCCCACTCCAGAAACCGAAATTAAAAGCCTGAAGATCTCCCGCTCAGTCTTTCCCCAAAAGCCATAC
This Salinimicrobium tongyeongense DNA region includes the following protein-coding sequences:
- the sov gene encoding T9SS outer membrane translocon Sov/SprA: MTPLEQNYNFRFWLSISLALIGVLVFSSPALAQDTLVQQDTTKTGYSLGKLRLPDPNSIVASYTYDPVIDRYIYTETLGRLNITAPLILTPEEYQELVIQEEMQQYFKEKSDALSGRKEGTEEGQRDLLPGFYVNSDFFQNIFGGGDIEFIPQGSVALDLGVLYSKRDNPAFSPRNRSSFTFDFDQRIQLSLLGNVGERLKVTANYDTESTFDFQNQLKLEYTPTEDDIIQKIEVGNINMPLNSALIQGAQSLFGIKTQLQFGKTTITGVFSEQKSERRTVNVEGGATVQEFDKFAIEYDENKHFFLAHYFRDHYDDALEDYPFINSNVQITRVQVWVTNRTNNVQNLTDTRNIVAIQDLGEAPVAGNVGLENPPAGFFNRPAGSFADNRNNDLNPFGITGPQESVLSPAIRDVARVESGFGGLQVSEGRDYVKLENARQLKPTEFRVDTRLGYISLNQRLASDEILGVAFQYTVGGEVYQVGEFASDGIDASGGTGVESSVSQNLVVKMLKSSVTNVEEPVWDLMMKNIYNLAAFNLEREDFRMNIVYTDPQPLNYITGVDGVPLPEDVEQTTLLRVFNLDNLNVAGDPISGGDGFFDFVPGITINPETGNIIFTSVEPFGSYLFRKLDPNPNTGSEVYEIPETWNANQQKYVFRALYETTKTQAEQEQAEKNKFQLRGRYKSSNVEGIAIGAFNVPQGSVTVTAGGRVLQEGVDYVVNYQFGRVQILDEALLASNIPIQISTENNALFGQQTKRFTGLHVEHLFNENFLMGATYLNLNERPLTQKSNYSYEPINNTILGLNLNYSTELPFLTRWVNKLPNIDTDVASNLSLRGEVAYLVPGAPKGSEFNGRATTYVDDFEAAQTSIAIDNPLGWELSSVPLGFGGELANGNLATNYKRAKLAWYSIDPVFYGSSRPSGVSDSDLSSYATRRVFLNEIFPNIDVVQGQSQVLYTLDLAYYPNIRGPYNFNPQAAGGNTLPNPSENFGGISRAINSTNFEQSNVEYIEFWMMDPFLYSENAGNDGGKLVFNLGNISEDVLKDGRKQYENGLPVDGGVQNTTPTEFGKVPSNQSLIYAFNSEGQERLNQDVGYDGLSDAEEAAQYPAFQSLPDPAADNYDYFLNASGGILERYYDYNGIEGNSPPDFSNTNRGNSTLPTVEDLNRDNTMNTVDSYYEYEVPVYPNMNIDNSRYVTDVKNFTISLPNGQEMPVRWLQFKIPIYEPTAANGGIGDFRSIRFMRMYLTEFEEPTVLRFGTMDLVRGDYRRYTQTLDPDKSDPANESTTFTVSSVSIEENENRQPIPYVLPPGVDREELMNNNTTVRQNEQSLAINVCDLEPQDARGVYKNFQLDMRQYKNLEMFIHAEPVVNRLKWQEGELVAFMRIGTDFTDNFYQIEIPLKPTEFGAVSASEIWPAENRMNLSLELLQEVKATVIGNPELVSTELNFFNEAGEMVAADAPYEMGRLRVGIKGNPSFGNVRMLMLGVKNGLSEATSRNLCGEVWFNELRLSELDNEGGWAAIVNMDANVADFANLSATGRKSTVGFGSLEQGPNQRSREDFLQYDVVSNLNMGQLLPRNWGVRIPVSYSYGEELITPKYDPEFLDLELETVLDNAATEEIRNDLKERAEDYTRRQSINVIGLRKERVNDDKPMPYDIENLSVSGSYNQVDHRDFEIEDAFDQTVRVGATYDYTFAPVNIEPLRNVKALDSSAYFALLRDFNFNVFPSNITATSTIFRQYNEQKFREINLPPGFLNGIPTLYQRNFLFDWQYTINYNFTKSLRLNFDSSTNRVVRNYFDDENNPDTTTRVWDGFFNTGIPNQHFQSLQLNYDLPLSKIPALGFLKTTYSYTGNFQWERGSEIYETLEDVPDLGNSIQNSNMHQISANLEMQTLYDYIGLKKRTRPGGGPNTIEERSRAVPTLGNKPAAPSQADVARLSAGDRTYNTMIGLLTSIRRVQVNYQENNGIFLPGYTNDIGFLGTWNPTFGFTVGSQEDVRYMAARKGWLTLYEDFNQQYTEVENEQLGINAEISLLPDLTIQLTANRLYSETFQENYRVTEGRYNPLTPLTYGNFSISTVLLKTAFSQSSAESSATFQDFRENRLAVARRLAVANGFDPNETDAEGYPVGFGRNSQNVLLPAFLAAYSGADPDDVSLGAFRDFPLPNWNLKYTGFMRLPWFRKNFKRFSINHGYTAGYTLNQFQSNLDYKPENQREVDQAGNYKSELLFSNVNLTEQFSPLIRVDLEMANSVKILADIQKDRALSLSFDNNLLTEINGNQYTLGLGYRIKDLKIDTKFGGRQRILSSDLNFKADVSYRHNETVIRYLDIDNSQVTAGQDIWAIYFKADYALSKNLTAEVYYDHSFSEYAISTAYPQTTIRSGVTLRYNFGN
- the ruvA gene encoding Holliday junction branch migration protein RuvA; the encoded protein is MIYSIKGRLVEKNPTNVVIDCNGVAYFIHISLNTFSQIPSQESLQLYTHLQVKEDSHTLYGFWGKTEREIFRLLISVSGVGASTARSMLSSLEPVQIMEAIAAGDVATIQGIKGIGAKTAQRVIIDLKDKIVKVFGIEEVSATQSNTNREEALSALETLGYTRKQSEKVVEKIVKAEPDASVESLIKQALKKL